The proteins below are encoded in one region of Saccopteryx leptura isolate mSacLep1 chromosome 1, mSacLep1_pri_phased_curated, whole genome shotgun sequence:
- the ART4 gene encoding ecto-ADP-ribosyltransferase 4 isoform X2, which translates to MDGGSDTFPDRESYDPKRHHFWLGEFKRCRTVLLPTTAAPGTGMWLLQAQLLLLLLFSGLQRPTAAIKINFDLAPDSFDDQYQGCSQQIMEELSQGDYIAEELEAHRSYLRVWNNAHFTWLNRAKALPTDMTIIHAVAILVYTLNNDVRSNFTRAMASAARSPWQYKHSFPFKYLHYYLTSAIQLLRKGVAMNNGSLCYEVHHEADFYLKAYKGATFRFGQFLPTSLLRKQGQKFGNQTLFTIYTCLGAPVEDFSLKKEVLVPPYELFEVVNISYHPSKNWMQLRSIGNLSTYNCQLLKDSSTKCIPAPVVIAALSLLINVIISSKSGV; encoded by the exons ATGGATGGAGGATCTGATACCTTCCCTGATAGGGAGAGCTACGACCCCAAGAGGCATCATTTCTGGCTTGGAGAGTTTAAAAG ATGCAGGACGGTTCTGCTCCCAACAACTGCAGCTCCTGGGACAGGAATGTGGTTACTTCAAGCGCAACTTCTTCTCCTGTTGCTGTTCTCCGGGCTGCAGAGACCTACG gcTGCAATTAAAATCAACTTTGACTTGGCACCAGATTCCTTTGACGATCAATACCAAGGCTGCAGCCAACAGATCATGGAGGAGCTAAGTCAAGGGGATTATATTGCAGAAGAACTAGAAGCCCATCGAAGTTATCTCAGGGTCTGGAATAATGCCCACTTCACCTGGCTGAACAGAGCTAAAGCTCTCCCCACGGACATGACTATCATACATGCTGTGGCCATCTTGGTTTACACATTGAACAATGACGTTCGCTCTAATTTCACTAGAGCTATGGCCAGTGCTGCCAGGTCTCCATGGCAATATAAACATTCATTCCCTTTCAAATACCTACACTACTACCTGACCTCAGCAATTCAGCTGCTGAGGAAAGGGGTTGCTATGAACAATGGTTCTCTGTGTTATGAGGTACATCATGAAGCTGATTTCTACTTGAAAGCCTACAAAGGTGCCACCTTTCGATTTGGCCAATTTCTTCCCACCTCCCTCCTAAGAAAACAGGGACAGAAGTTTGGGAACCAAACTCTATTTACAATATATACCTGCCTGGGTGCACCTGTAGAAGACTTCTCTCTCAAGAAGGAGGTCCTGGTTCCTCCGTATGAGCTGTTTGAAGTTGTAAACATTAGCTACCATCCAAGCAAAAACTGGATGCAATTGCGATCAATTGGAAATCTGAGCACGTATAACTGTCAGCTACTAAAAG